The genomic window TGCAATCTATCGCGACCGCACGGGTCACCATTCCAGGGCCCACGGCCTGCCCGTCGCGGCGAAGTGCCCCACGTTCACGCACTCGGTCGCGCCGATCCGCATCCGCCGGGCCAGCGGCTGGTGGACGTGGCCGAAGAGGGCGTACCGCGGCCGGGTCCTCCTGATGGCGTCGAGCAGGGCGCGGCTGCCGCGCTCGAAGCGGCGGGGGACGGTGTCGTAGGTCAGCTCCGGTACGTCGGGCGGGATGTGCGAGCACAGCACGTCGACCTCACCGAGCGCCTCGACCTTGACGGCGTACTCCTCGTCGGAGATCTCGTACGGGGTGCGCATCGGGGTGCGCAGTCCGCCGCCGACGAAGCCGAAGACGCGCCCGTCGAGCTCGATGCGTTCGCCGTCGAGCACGGTGGTGCCGGGGCGTGCGTATTCCGGCCAGAGGGAGGGGATGTCGACGTTTCCGTACGTGGCGTACGTCGGCGTCGGGAAGGCCGCGAACATCTCGGCGTACTGTCGGCGCACCGCGGAGAGGATCGCGGCGTCCCGGTCGAGCCCGGCCCACAGCCGCTGCCCGAGGACGCGGGCCTCCTCGTAGCGGCGGGCGGTGCGCAGCTCCACGATCCGGTCGGCGTTCTCGACGCCGAAGAGGTCGGGGAAGATGCCGCGCGAGTGGTCGGCGTAGTCGAGGAAGAGCACAAGGTCACCGAGGCAGATCAGCGCGTCGGCCCCGTCGCCCGATCTGGCCAGATCCCTGGTGTTCCCGTGCACGTCGCTGACCACATGAACTCGCATGCCGATCACCCTAGGGTCGTCGTGGACGAGTGGGTAGAGGGGGCCGGACCTGCGGTTACTTCCGTGTCGTCGGCCGGGTGGACTAGGGTGCGCGAAGCAGCGCCGCACCGGTGTGACGCAGAGAACATCTGGCCGGGAACCCCTATCCGGAACCATGTACTGATGGGTAACGTCCGGGCAGTCCCCGGTGCGTTCACACAGAGCCGTGGCGCCGGCGCCCGATGAGGAGCAGCAGTCTTGCGCGAGTTCAGCCTTCCGGCCCTGTACGAGGTCCCCACGGACGGCAATCTGACGGATCTCATCCACCGCAATGCGACGCAGCATCCCGATACGGCCGTCATGGGCAGAAAGGTGGCAGGCGCCTGGACGGACGTCACCGCCGCCCGCTTCCTGGCCGAGGTGCGGGCTGCCGCCAAGGGCCTGATCGCGGCCGGGGTCCGGCCCGGTGACCGGGTCGGCCTGATGTCCCGCACCCGCTACGAGTGGGTGCAGCTGGACTTCGCGATCTGGAGCGCCGGCGCGGTGACCGTGCCCGTGTACGAGACCAGCTCCCCCGAGCAGGTGCAGTGGATTCTCGGCGACTCCGGCGCCGTCGCGGTGGTCGTCGAGAGCGAGGCGCACGCCGCCGCCGTCGAGTCCGTGCGGGACGGGCTGCCCGCGCTGCGGCACGTCTGGCAGCTGGAGAAGGGCGCGGTCGGCGAGTTGACCACGACCGGTGCGGAGATCTCCGACGAGACGGTCGACGAGCGCAGCGCGGTCGCCAAGGCCGACGACCCGGCCACCATCGTCTACACCTCGGGCACGACCGGCCGCCCCAAGGGCTGCGTGCTCACCCACCGTGCGTTCTTCGCGGAGTGCGGCAACCTGGTCGAGCGGCTCAAACCGCTCTTCCGCACCGGCGACAGCTCCGTGCTGCTCTTCCTGCCGGCCGCCCATGTCTTCGGGCGCATGGTCGAGATCGCGTCCGTGATGGCGCCGATCAGGCTCGGCTGCGTGCCGGACATCAAGAACCTCACCGATGAACTCGCCTCGTTCCGGCCGACGCTGATCCTCGGTGTGCCGCGCGTCTTCGAGAAGGTCTACAACTCGGCGCGGGCGAAGGCCCAGGCGGACGGCAAGGGCAAGATCTTCGACAGGGCCGCGAACACGGCGATCGCGTACAGCCGCGCCATCGGCACCCCGCAGGGCGCCCCCCTCGGCCTGAGGCTCAAGCACAAGGTCTTCGACCGGCTGGTCTACAGCAAGCTGCGTGCGGTGCTCGGCGGCCGCGGCGAGTTCGCGGTCTCCGGCGGCGCGCCGCTGGGCGAGCGGCTCGGCCACTTCTTCCGCGGCATCGGCTTCACGGTGCTGGAGGGGTACGGTCTCACGGAGTCCTGCGCGGCGACGGCGTTCAACCCCTGGGACCGGCAGAAGATCGGCACGGTCGGCCAGCCGCTGCCGGGTTCGGTGGTGCGGATCGCCGACGACGGCGAGGTGCTGCTGCACGGCGAGCACATCTTCACCGGCTACTGGAACAACGAGACGGCGACAGCCGAGGCGCTGGCCGACGGCTGGTTCCACACCGGTGACATCGGCACGCTCGACGAGGACGGCTATCTCGCGATCACGGGCCGGAAGAAGGAGATCCTGGTGACGGCGGGCGGCAAGAACGTCGCCCCGGCGGTCATCGAGGACCGTATCCGCGCTCATGCGCTGGTCGCGGAGTGCATGGTGGTGGGCGACGGGCGGCCGTTCGTGGGCGCACTGGTCACCATCGACGAGGAGTTCCTGGCCCGCTGGGCCGCCGACAACGGAAAGCCGGCCGGTTCGACGGCGGCTTCGCTGCGCGAGGACCCGCAGCTGCTGGCAGAGGTCCAGCGGGCGGTGGACGAGGGCAATGCCGCGGTTTCCAAGGCGGAATCGGTGCGGAAATTCCGCATCCTCACCTCCCAGTTCACTGAGGAGGCCGGCCACATCACGCCGTCGCTGAAGCTGAAGCGGAATGTGGTGGCCAAGGACTTCGCCGACGAGATCGAGGCGATCTACCGGGCGTAGGGGGACACCCCCTCAGTCCTCGGCAAGGACCCGCTCGATGTTGCGCTCGGCGAGCGCGGTGATGGTGACGAACGGATTGACGCCGATGGAGCCCGGGACGAGGGCTCCATCGGTGACGTACACCCCCGGGGCGCCTCTCACGCGCCCGTAGGCGTCGGTGGCCCGGCCGAGGACGCAGCCGCCGAGCGGGTGGTACGTGAAGTCGTCGGCAAAGGTCTTGTTGCCGCCGAAGAGGTCGTACCGGTAGATCGTGGCGTTCCTGAGGTTGATGCGGTCGAAGAGCTTCTTCGCCGCGTCGACGGAGACCTGGCTCTGCGCCTGGGTCCAGTCGAGCCGCGCCGAGTCGGTGGCGGCGTCGTAGCGAAAGGTGCCGCGTTCCGGGTTTCTGGTGATGGCCAGGTAGAGGCTGATCCAGTGCTCGAAGCCCATCGGCAGCGGGGCGATCTCGGCGAAGACCGGGTTGGCGGTGTTGGACCAGTCGTCGATGCCCATGACCGGCATCGTCGACTGGTTGGCGCCGACGGTGTCCCACACGTGGTTGGCGCGGGCGGTCATGACGTTGCCGTTGGTGCCCCAGCCGGTGCCGATGTCGGCGCTGAGGTCGGGCAGGGCCCCCGACTCGCGTGCGCGCAGCAGCAGTTCGGTGGTGCCGAGGCTGCCGGCACCGAGGAACAGACGCGTGCAGCCGATCTCGCGGGTGGCGACGACGGTCCCGGCCGGGTCGATCCGGTCGGCGGTGACGACGTACGTCCCGTCGGGCTGTCTTCGGATCGCGCGGGCCCGGTGGAGGGTCTCGATGGTGACGTTGCCGGTGCCGAGCGCCGCGGCGAGGTACGTCCTGTCGAGGCTCCGCTTCCCGTGGTTGTTGCCGTAGATCACCTCGCCGGCGAGCGCGGACTTCACGGCCTGCCCGGCGGCCTCGCGCTCCATGTACCCGAAGTCGTACACATTGGGTACGAACGTGGTCCGCAGGCCGGTGTTGTCGGCGTGCTTGCGCGAGATCCGGGTGAAGCGGTACCACTCGGTGGACTCGAACCACGCCGGATTCACGGTGTTGACGCCCAGCATCTGGCGGGCGCGCGGGAAGTACGTGTCGTACATGGCGGCCGCGTCGACGGCCGGCAGCACCTCCGAGAAGTACGCGCGCTGCGGGGTGACGGCCATGCCGCCGTTGACGAGCGATCCGCCGCCGACGCCGCGCCCCACGTACACGGACATGTGGTCGAAGCGGACGCGGTCGAGGACGCCGGGGTACGCACTGATGTCCCTGTTGACGACATCGAGCCAGAGGAACTGCGCGAGCGGGGCCTCGGTGCGGGTGCGGAACCACATGGAGCGGTGGTCGGGCGCGCCCGTGGCACAGAACAGCTTTCCGTCGGACCCCGGGGTGTCCCAGAGCCGCCCCATCTCGAGTACGAGGGTGGGGACACCGGCCTCGCCGAGGCGCAGGGCGGTGACGGCGGCGCC from Streptomyces formicae includes these protein-coding regions:
- a CDS encoding metallophosphoesterase family protein: MRVHVVSDVHGNTRDLARSGDGADALICLGDLVLFLDYADHSRGIFPDLFGVENADRIVELRTARRYEEARVLGQRLWAGLDRDAAILSAVRRQYAEMFAAFPTPTYATYGNVDIPSLWPEYARPGTTVLDGERIELDGRVFGFVGGGLRTPMRTPYEISDEEYAVKVEALGEVDVLCSHIPPDVPELTYDTVPRRFERGSRALLDAIRRTRPRYALFGHVHQPLARRMRIGATECVNVGHFAATGRPWALEW
- a CDS encoding GMC oxidoreductase, whose translation is MTPNLTRRHLLGLGVFRTAAALGLTRITLSPAQAATQAAQATDHTPALVIGSGYGAAVTALRLGEAGVPTLVLEMGRLWDTPGSDGKLFCATGAPDHRSMWFRTRTEAPLAQFLWLDVVNRDISAYPGVLDRVRFDHMSVYVGRGVGGGSLVNGGMAVTPQRAYFSEVLPAVDAAAMYDTYFPRARQMLGVNTVNPAWFESTEWYRFTRISRKHADNTGLRTTFVPNVYDFGYMEREAAGQAVKSALAGEVIYGNNHGKRSLDRTYLAAALGTGNVTIETLHRARAIRRQPDGTYVVTADRIDPAGTVVATREIGCTRLFLGAGSLGTTELLLRARESGALPDLSADIGTGWGTNGNVMTARANHVWDTVGANQSTMPVMGIDDWSNTANPVFAEIAPLPMGFEHWISLYLAITRNPERGTFRYDAATDSARLDWTQAQSQVSVDAAKKLFDRINLRNATIYRYDLFGGNKTFADDFTYHPLGGCVLGRATDAYGRVRGAPGVYVTDGALVPGSIGVNPFVTITALAERNIERVLAED
- a CDS encoding AMP-dependent synthetase/ligase — encoded protein: MREFSLPALYEVPTDGNLTDLIHRNATQHPDTAVMGRKVAGAWTDVTAARFLAEVRAAAKGLIAAGVRPGDRVGLMSRTRYEWVQLDFAIWSAGAVTVPVYETSSPEQVQWILGDSGAVAVVVESEAHAAAVESVRDGLPALRHVWQLEKGAVGELTTTGAEISDETVDERSAVAKADDPATIVYTSGTTGRPKGCVLTHRAFFAECGNLVERLKPLFRTGDSSVLLFLPAAHVFGRMVEIASVMAPIRLGCVPDIKNLTDELASFRPTLILGVPRVFEKVYNSARAKAQADGKGKIFDRAANTAIAYSRAIGTPQGAPLGLRLKHKVFDRLVYSKLRAVLGGRGEFAVSGGAPLGERLGHFFRGIGFTVLEGYGLTESCAATAFNPWDRQKIGTVGQPLPGSVVRIADDGEVLLHGEHIFTGYWNNETATAEALADGWFHTGDIGTLDEDGYLAITGRKKEILVTAGGKNVAPAVIEDRIRAHALVAECMVVGDGRPFVGALVTIDEEFLARWAADNGKPAGSTAASLREDPQLLAEVQRAVDEGNAAVSKAESVRKFRILTSQFTEEAGHITPSLKLKRNVVAKDFADEIEAIYRA